TGTCGATCTGATCGGTGATTCCACGCAGACCGGCAACGCCGGGTATGGCCGCGGCTTCTGCGCCAATCTATCAGAGAAGGTTGACTGTCTGAACATGGCCAAGGGCGGCGCCAGTACCAAGACCTATCGCGAGCTTGGCCTCTGGGATCGCAGCCTGAGCACAAAGCCCGATTACATGCTGATTCAGTTCGGGCACAACGATATGGAGACGGCAGAGCATCTGGACCGGCAGGTCTCCATGGCGGACTACGAGAAGAACCTGCGCCGCTACGTGGAAGAAGCGCGTGCCCACAGCATCAAGCCGGTGCTCGTGACTCCATTGACACGCCGCTACTTCGAAAACGACGGCAAGATCCATAGCGATCTGCTGGTGCACGCCGCGACCATGAAACGGGTTGCTACCGAGATGCAGGTGCCGCTGATCGATCTGCAGTCTGAGAGCATTGCCTATCTGGATGGCATCGGCGAGCAGGCAGGACTGAAGCTCGGCATTACCAAGAAAGACAAGGACGGAAAACTGCATCCGGACAAGACGCACCTTGATTGGCAGGGAAGCTACGTCTTCGGCCGCATCGTCGCCATCGATCTCGGCAAAGCTGTTCCTGCGCTGCGCCAGTATGTGCGCGCCAATGCGGCGGAGCTTCCTCCTGAGGGGCAGCTTGCCATGCGTGTCATCCAAGGGGCGCCCTTCAAGGTTGTGCTGACCGGTGATTCAACGGTCGCGCTTGAGGGAGGCTGGGGGCCTGGCTTCTGTGCGACGCTTACGCCGAATGTTACCTGTGTCGATCTGGCGCAGAACGGCCGCAGCACGAAGAGCTACATCGATGAAGGCTGGTGGAAGAAGGCGCTGGACGAGAAGGGAAGCTATTACTTCATCCAGTTCGGCCACAACGATCAGAAAGATGACCCGAAGCGGCACGCCGATCCTGATGGCTTGTACAGCGAGAACCTGAGGCGGTTTATTCAGGATGTCCGTTCCATCGGCGGCATACCGATCATTGTCAGTTCTCTCTCTCGCCGGAACTACAAGGATGGCAAGCTGGTGAAGGACGGCCTGGAGGAGTACTCGGCTGCAGCTCGCCGTGTGGCTGCGGAAGAGAAAGTGACGTTTGTCGATCTCTTCAGCCTCTCGCAACATTTCCTGTCGGCGAAAACCCAGGAAGAGGCCGATGCGTTCAACGCGACGACCCATCCTGACGCCAATGCCGAGAACGGCAGTGCAGTGAAGCCAGACCGGACGCACCTGAACGACAAGGGCAAAGCGGTCTTCGGGCGCATGGTGGCGGACAATGTCATCCGCACGCAGGTGGAGCTTGGACCGAATGTCAATGGGCTTCCGGAGGGAGCAACTCCGGTCCTGCAGCAGGCTGCACCGACCGACGGGCACTAGACTGGAACCCATTTCATCCAACAAAGGAGCTGTTCCGTGAACGTTTGTCGCTTGGCGGCGCATCTGCTGATCGTGGCTGCATGTACATCGCCCGCACTGGCCGCAGGGAGTTTGAAGACCTTGACTGTCGCACAACAGGGCAAAGCCGACTTCCGCACCGTGCAGGAAGCAGTTGATCATGCTCCGGCAGAAGGAGCCATCATCCGCATCGCTCCGGGAAAGTACCGCGAGAAGATTCACATCAGCACGCAAAATATTGAGCTGATCGGCACTGGCAAACAGCCGCAGGATGTCGTCCTGAGCTGGAACGATTCCGCAAAATCCGCCGGTGGCACCGGCAAGAGCGGAAGTGTGAGTGTCGATGCGGACGGATTTGCCGCTGAGAATCTCACTATCGAGAACACCTGGGAGCTCGAGCACGAGCGTCTCGAAGAAGGGTCTCAGGCTGTAGCACTGCTGATGAGCTCAGATAAAGCAGTGCTCGATCGCGTGCGCCTTCTGGGCGCCCAGGACACCCTCTACGCGAACAGCCGCACCTGCCATGACAATCTGCCGAAAGATGGCAGCGCCCCCGCTCCAGGACGTACGGCCTGCCTTGCCTCGCGGCAGTATTTTCATGACTGCTATATCGAAGGGCATGTCGACTACATCTTCGGCGACGCCAAGGCTGTCTTTGATCATTGCGAACTGCATTCCCGCCACCACGACACCGTCATGCTGACGGCGCAAAGCAAGCATTTTCCGGAAGAGGACTCCGGCTACTACTTCCTGCATTGCCGCATTACCGGGCAGGATGTCGGTGACAAAGTAGTCCTTGGCCGTCCCTGGAGGGATTACTCTACTGTGCTGTTCTACGACACAGATGTAGAGCAGAAGATTGCGGCCGATGGATGGTCAGAGTGGAGCGGCCGCCTGAAGACCAGCAACTACCGGGAGTACAAGTCCCATGGTCCCGGGGTGAACGGCGGGCATAGGATCGTCAGCTATCCGCCGCTCTCGCCCGACGAGGAAAAATTCTGGACGCCTTCGGAGCTGCTCGGTTCTCCGGATCGCTGGGATCCCGTGGCAGGAGTGGCTCGGCTGCGCAAACTGGTTCATTAGGTATTGGTCTGACCATTGCCCTATTGAAACTATTTCTAGAAGACACGCCAGCGGTTCAGAAGGGAAGGGTCTTTAGGCCGTTGTCGGCCTCTGATTGTTTGCTGGAAGTCTCTGGAAATAAAGAGGAAAAGTCCTCTTCCACGACGTACTCCCGAGGGCAGGTCAAGCGGCTTGATACCCAGAAACAATTAAAACGCTTCGATTAACCAAAATTGCCGATTAAATCTGACATTTCACTGGTAACTCTTCCTCCATTACCGAACCGTTTCAATGCGGAAAACTCTGTTTGACTCTCATGTTTTCACCAGCGTAACATTCGCACACTCTCGAATTTCGAGACCGAGTCGGCGCATGAGGGTAGGCGCACGGCGGATGATCGCGGCGAAGGTATGCCAGCGAGTTCACTTTTAGGAGTAACCAATGACGTTTCGTTCTTCAATCTCTCGGCTAACGCTTGCAGTTGGTCTGACCAAAGGGGCCGCTCGTTATGTGACACCTCTGGCTCTGGCTGCAGTGTTGTCGGTCTCTGCCAGCGCGCAGCTCGCCGGTAAGGGATCAATCAATGGCCGCATCGTAGACGGCACCGGCGCTGTGGTGCCTGATGCGTCCGTCACCATCACTGACGTCGGCACCAACAAGAAGGTGACCGTTCAGACAAACTCGTCTGGTGAGTACACGTTTTCTCTCGATCCGGGTAAGTACACTATCATCGTCTCGCGGCAGGGTTTCAAGACCGTTACGCAGGAAAATGTCAACGTAAATGCGCTGCAGACCTTTTCGGTGGATCTGACCCTGCCTACTGGTGAGGCAACGGAGTCTGTCACAGTCTCCGACGCTCCTCCGACGCTCGAGACCTCGAACGCAACGCTGGGTGTGACCATCGAACAGGAGCAGTATTCTGCTCTTCCCTTGATCCAGGATGGCGGCGGTCAGCGCCGTGCGACCGACTTCGCGTCATTGCTGCCGGGCGTCAGCGCTCAGGTGACAAATGGCAATCAGACTACCAATGCCGGTATCGTAAATGGCGGCGGCAGCCGTGGCGCTGTTTCAGCTATCTACATCAACGGCGTGCCAATTACTTCCGTAGCTGGCGAAGGCGATCCGCGCTTTGTCTGGACCTCTATGGCCGTTGACGCGATCGAGCAGTTCCAGGTTCAGACCGTCGGCTATTCAGCAATTTATGAAGGCCAGGGTGTTCAGAATTACGTCGTCAAACGCGGTACGAACAGCATCCATGGAGCGGCCTACGACTACTTCCGTGATACCGGGCTGGACACATGGGGTTTCCAGAAGACCCCGAACCCGCTGACGGGCCAGCTTCAGAAGCCAACTGAGCACCAACATGAGTATGGACTCTTTGTCGGTTTCCCAATCATCAAGGACAAGCTGTTTGTCTTCGGCGGTTATGAAGGGTATCGCTTCTCGCGTCAGGTTCCGTTCCAATCCATGACGATCCCGACGCTGAAGATGCGCCAGGGTGACTTCACTGAACTGGCAACCGGTTGCACCGCGTCAAGCAATCCAGCCTCTGGCTGCCTTTATGATCCTGACACGACCACTGTCCAGGGTAGCGGTTATAAGCGTAATGGGTTTGCGGGAAATATCATCCCGGTTTCGCGTCAGTCAGCCGTGGCACGTCGGCTCCAGTCGTATCTTCCGGCTCCGACGACCAACACTGTCAATAATAACTACCTCGTGAACTACAAGACAGGTTTGAGCAACTGGACCACGACGAACCGGATCGACTACACGATCAATAGCAAGCAGGCTCTTTCGGTAGTGCTGGCCTGGGGCCGCCAATCAACGACAGCTCCTGCCGCCGTGACAGTTTCGTCCTCGTCCAACGGTATGCCGCCACCGTACATCTCATCGCAGCAGTTTGCTCCGAAGACAAAGGTATTTCTCTTCGAACATACCTACGCGATCACGCCACGCATCACGAATCAGATCAACTACGCCTTCGGTCGCTATGACGGTCCTGGATTTAACCAGGACATGGGCAACGGCTGGGGCGCCGCAGCGAATGGAATCTCTGGTCTGCCCACTGGGCAGGCTCAGGATTCATTCCCGACGGTAACATTTACCGGCAACACTAATATCAATCGTTGGGCTGGCTACTCCAGTAATCGTCCAGTTGCGAACGGCTTCGTGCTGGTCGATAACCTGCAGTACAACAAAGGGAATCACACATTCACCTTCGGTGCGCAGATTGCATGGATGCAGTACAACTTCCTTAACAATGCGACCGGTGTGAACCCACTACAGTTGACCTTCAACAGCACAGCCACTGGTGCTTTCACCGTCACCAACAACGCTCCCACAACGTCTATCAATTCGGCGACTGGGCAGGCATACGCCAGCTACCTGATTGGTGCAGTGAACACGGGTACATTCACTCTGTCTGCTGTCCCGGAAACAGGTGCGCGCTTCCGTCCGATCTCACCCTATGTTCAGGACAACTGGAAGATTACCTCGAAGCTGACGCTGGATCTGGGTGTGCGTTTCGACTACTTCCCAAGCTACCGTGAAGTGAAGAACCGGTTTGCCTATTTCGACCCGAATGCAACCAACCCAGTGGTTGGAATCAAGGGCGCGGTGGCTTTCGGCGGCTACGGTTCCGGTAAGTGCAACTGCGATCGCCCGGTGAATGACTACTTCAAGGGCTTCAGCCCGCGCGTTGGTTTTGCGTACCAGCTCGACCCGAAAACGGTTATTCGCGGAAGCTATAGCGTTATCTATACTCACGGAAATGCGAATGGCGGCAGCGCCACTGCCCGTCAGGGTGTTGGTCTGCTCGGCTATAGCGTGAGCCCTAGCACGACCTTCACTCAACCTACTTCTGGACAGGTTGGCTCGCAGTACTGGAAGCTTGATACAACCTTCCCGTCGTACGCAGCCCCACCGAACCTTGATCCAGCCATCGGTACTTACAACACCACACTCATTTCCAGCCCTGCTCAGACGCCTTCGTATGCGGATCCAAACTACGGCGGCCGTGCACCTCAGTTCATCAACTGGAACTTCGGTATCCAGCGTGAGCTCACTCCGAGCACTACGCTGACCATGAGTTATGTCGGTTCGAAGGGGCACTTCCTTCAGCCGGACAGCCTGAACGGCCGTGGCGTTGCTTCGAACCAGCTCGACCCGAAGTATCTGACTCTCGGTTCGCTGCTCGGCTCGTCGGCATCGTCGGCATCCGCTCGTGCCTCTGCAGGTGTAACGCTGCCATATGCCAGCTTTGGCGGCGTAGGTAACCCCACTATCAGTCAGTTGCTCAAGCCTTTTCCGCAGTACAACAGCATCAGCGATGCTTACGGCTTTGTGGGTAACACCAGCTTCCACGCACTGCAGATCTATATCACGAAGCGCCTGACCAACGGTCTCACGTTCATGACCAACTACCAGTGGTCGCGTACGATCGATAACAACGGTACTTTCCGTTCGGGTTATGACATCCCGGCTTCTGTATCCTCTGACGGGCAGTTCCATGCTGCTCGTTCTCTCGATCAGAGCTTGTCTCTCGGAGATCAGCGTCACAAATTCGTGACGACCGGCGCGTATAACCTGCCATTTGGTACGGGTGTGTTAGGCGGTGGTTCGCGCTGGTCTCGCGTTGCCTTCGGTGGCTTCCGTCTG
This genomic window from Terriglobus albidus contains:
- a CDS encoding TonB-dependent receptor, with the translated sequence MTFRSSISRLTLAVGLTKGAARYVTPLALAAVLSVSASAQLAGKGSINGRIVDGTGAVVPDASVTITDVGTNKKVTVQTNSSGEYTFSLDPGKYTIIVSRQGFKTVTQENVNVNALQTFSVDLTLPTGEATESVTVSDAPPTLETSNATLGVTIEQEQYSALPLIQDGGGQRRATDFASLLPGVSAQVTNGNQTTNAGIVNGGGSRGAVSAIYINGVPITSVAGEGDPRFVWTSMAVDAIEQFQVQTVGYSAIYEGQGVQNYVVKRGTNSIHGAAYDYFRDTGLDTWGFQKTPNPLTGQLQKPTEHQHEYGLFVGFPIIKDKLFVFGGYEGYRFSRQVPFQSMTIPTLKMRQGDFTELATGCTASSNPASGCLYDPDTTTVQGSGYKRNGFAGNIIPVSRQSAVARRLQSYLPAPTTNTVNNNYLVNYKTGLSNWTTTNRIDYTINSKQALSVVLAWGRQSTTAPAAVTVSSSSNGMPPPYISSQQFAPKTKVFLFEHTYAITPRITNQINYAFGRYDGPGFNQDMGNGWGAAANGISGLPTGQAQDSFPTVTFTGNTNINRWAGYSSNRPVANGFVLVDNLQYNKGNHTFTFGAQIAWMQYNFLNNATGVNPLQLTFNSTATGAFTVTNNAPTTSINSATGQAYASYLIGAVNTGTFTLSAVPETGARFRPISPYVQDNWKITSKLTLDLGVRFDYFPSYREVKNRFAYFDPNATNPVVGIKGAVAFGGYGSGKCNCDRPVNDYFKGFSPRVGFAYQLDPKTVIRGSYSVIYTHGNANGGSATARQGVGLLGYSVSPSTTFTQPTSGQVGSQYWKLDTTFPSYAAPPNLDPAIGTYNTTLISSPAQTPSYADPNYGGRAPQFINWNFGIQRELTPSTTLTMSYVGSKGHFLQPDSLNGRGVASNQLDPKYLTLGSLLGSSASSASARASAGVTLPYASFGGVGNPTISQLLKPFPQYNSISDAYGFVGNTSFHALQIYITKRLTNGLTFMTNYQWSRTIDNNGTFRSGYDIPASVSSDGQFHAARSLDQSLSLGDQRHKFVTTGAYNLPFGTGVLGGGSRWSRVAFGGFRLSGIFTAYSGAPVSITMNSCNSNPSQNACYPLMNPNYVGNGRLQGVGARPLTSAEVGSKQFLDPNAFISYIGNQALYDYKFSTTARTAPYAGLFQPGNYKLDMSLRRAIDLPHVGSFESSKLVLEADYFNVTNHTRFVYSQSNAVLNTFGSSSYGTMVVDTSSPINRALQLAARIEF
- a CDS encoding pectinesterase family protein, which gives rise to MNVCRLAAHLLIVAACTSPALAAGSLKTLTVAQQGKADFRTVQEAVDHAPAEGAIIRIAPGKYREKIHISTQNIELIGTGKQPQDVVLSWNDSAKSAGGTGKSGSVSVDADGFAAENLTIENTWELEHERLEEGSQAVALLMSSDKAVLDRVRLLGAQDTLYANSRTCHDNLPKDGSAPAPGRTACLASRQYFHDCYIEGHVDYIFGDAKAVFDHCELHSRHHDTVMLTAQSKHFPEEDSGYYFLHCRITGQDVGDKVVLGRPWRDYSTVLFYDTDVEQKIAADGWSEWSGRLKTSNYREYKSHGPGVNGGHRIVSYPPLSPDEEKFWTPSELLGSPDRWDPVAGVARLRKLVH
- a CDS encoding GDSL-type esterase/lipase family protein, producing the protein MRIAARSLGALFLCAAFTGAVAEDAYVGSQPAQRRPGTTLRVDLIGDSTQTGNAGYGRGFCANLSEKVDCLNMAKGGASTKTYRELGLWDRSLSTKPDYMLIQFGHNDMETAEHLDRQVSMADYEKNLRRYVEEARAHSIKPVLVTPLTRRYFENDGKIHSDLLVHAATMKRVATEMQVPLIDLQSESIAYLDGIGEQAGLKLGITKKDKDGKLHPDKTHLDWQGSYVFGRIVAIDLGKAVPALRQYVRANAAELPPEGQLAMRVIQGAPFKVVLTGDSTVALEGGWGPGFCATLTPNVTCVDLAQNGRSTKSYIDEGWWKKALDEKGSYYFIQFGHNDQKDDPKRHADPDGLYSENLRRFIQDVRSIGGIPIIVSSLSRRNYKDGKLVKDGLEEYSAAARRVAAEEKVTFVDLFSLSQHFLSAKTQEEADAFNATTHPDANAENGSAVKPDRTHLNDKGKAVFGRMVADNVIRTQVELGPNVNGLPEGATPVLQQAAPTDGH